The following coding sequences lie in one Hippopotamus amphibius kiboko isolate mHipAmp2 chromosome 7, mHipAmp2.hap2, whole genome shotgun sequence genomic window:
- the MAPK12 gene encoding mitogen-activated protein kinase 12 isoform X1 yields MSSPPPARRGFYRQEVTKTAWEVRAAYRDLQPVGSGAYGAVCSAVDSRTGARVAIKKLYRPFQSELFAKRAYRELRLLKHMRHENVIGLLDVFTPDETLDDFTDFYLVMPFMGTDLGKLMKHEKLSEDRIQFLVYQMLKGLKYIHAAGVIHRDLKPGNLAVNEDCELKILDFGLARQADSEMTGYVVTRWYRAPEVILNWMHYTQTVDIWSVGCIMAEMITGKTLFKGNDHLDQLKEIMKVTGTPPAEFVQRLQSAEVSGSWVGAAGPGLGLGAGPEPFLPTQAQNYMKGLPELEKKDFASILTNASPLAVNLLEKMLVLDAERRVTAAEALTHPYFESLHDTEDEPKAQKYDESCDDVDRTLDEWKRPLLPGQPHTPLLLPAGSGPLQAAHSTSPFLTAPRLSPPAPLSMSDPLYLCSAPPGFASAVPLDRGPLSSSLRAANTCSA; encoded by the exons ATGAGCTCCCCGCCGCCTGCCCGCAGGGGCTTTTACCGCCAGGAGGTGACCAAGACGGCCTGGGAGGTGCGCGCCGCGTACCGGGACCTGCAGCCCGTGGGCTCGGGCGCCTACGGCGCCGTGTG CTCGGCGGTGGACAGCCGCACGGGCGCCAGGGTGGCCATCAAGAAGCTGTACCGGCCCTTCCAGTCCGAGCTGTTTGCCAAGCGCGCCTACCGCGAGCTGCGCCTGCTCAAGCACATGCGCCACGAGAAC GTGATTGGGCTGCTGGATGTGTTCACGCCCGATGAGACCTTGGATGATTTCACAGACTT TTACCTGGTGATGCCATTCATGGGCACCGACCTGGGGAAGCTCATGAAGCATGAGAAGCTGAGCGAGGACCGTATCCAGTTCCTCGTCTACCAGATGCTCAAGGGGCTGAAg TACATCCACGCTGCTGGCGTCATCCACAGG GACCTGAAGCCTGGCAACCTGGCTGTGAACGAGGACTGTGAGCTGAAG ATCCTGGACTTCGGTCTGGCCCGGCAGGCAGACAGCGAGATGACTGGTTACGTGGTGACCCGGTGGTACCGGGCGCCTGAGGTCATCTTGAATTGGATGCACTACACACAGACGG TGGACATCTGGTCGGTGGGCTGCATCATGGCCGAGATGATCACAGGGAAGACGCTCTTCAAAGGCAACGACC ACCTGGACCAGCTGAAGGAGATCATGAAGGTGACGGGAACGCCTCCCGCTGAGTTTGTGCAGAGGCTGCAGAGTGCTGAGGTCAGCGGGAGCTGGGTGGGGGCCGCAGGCccgggcctgggcctgggggccGGCCCCGAACCTTTTCTTCCCACACAGGCTCAGAACTACATGAAGGGCCTCCCCGAGCTGGAGAAAAAGGACTTTGCCTCCATCCTGACCAACGCGAGCCCTCTGG CTGTGAACCTCCTGGAGAAAATGCTGGTGCTGGATGCCGAGCGGCGGGTGACGGCGGCCGAGGCGCTGACCCACCCCTATTTCGAGTCCCTGCACGACACGGAGGATGAGCCCAAGGCCCAAAAGTATGATGAGTCCTGTGATGATGTGGACCGCACGCTGGACGAGTGGAAGC GACCCCTCCTACCTGGACAGCCGCACACCCCTCTCCTCCTGCCAGCAGGATCAGGTCCACTCCAGGCAGCCCACAGCACCTCTCCCTTCCTCACAGCCCCTCGCCTGTCCCCTCCAGCCCCACTGAGCATGTCAGACCCCCTCTACCTGTGCTCTGCACCTCCAGGCTTTGCATCAGCCGTTCCCTTAGACCGAGggcccctctcctcttctctgagGGCTGCCAACACCTGCTCAGCCTGA
- the MAPK12 gene encoding mitogen-activated protein kinase 12 isoform X2, which produces MSSPPPARRGFYRQEVTKTAWEVRAAYRDLQPVGSGAYGAVCSAVDSRTGARVAIKKLYRPFQSELFAKRAYRELRLLKHMRHENVIGLLDVFTPDETLDDFTDFYLVMPFMGTDLGKLMKHEKLSEDRIQFLVYQMLKGLKYIHAAGVIHRDLKPGNLAVNEDCELKILDFGLARQADSEMTGYVVTRWYRAPEVILNWMHYTQTVDIWSVGCIMAEMITGKTLFKGNDHLDQLKEIMKVTGTPPAEFVQRLQSAEAQNYMKGLPELEKKDFASILTNASPLAVNLLEKMLVLDAERRVTAAEALTHPYFESLHDTEDEPKAQKYDESCDDVDRTLDEWKRPLLPGQPHTPLLLPAGSGPLQAAHSTSPFLTAPRLSPPAPLSMSDPLYLCSAPPGFASAVPLDRGPLSSSLRAANTCSA; this is translated from the exons ATGAGCTCCCCGCCGCCTGCCCGCAGGGGCTTTTACCGCCAGGAGGTGACCAAGACGGCCTGGGAGGTGCGCGCCGCGTACCGGGACCTGCAGCCCGTGGGCTCGGGCGCCTACGGCGCCGTGTG CTCGGCGGTGGACAGCCGCACGGGCGCCAGGGTGGCCATCAAGAAGCTGTACCGGCCCTTCCAGTCCGAGCTGTTTGCCAAGCGCGCCTACCGCGAGCTGCGCCTGCTCAAGCACATGCGCCACGAGAAC GTGATTGGGCTGCTGGATGTGTTCACGCCCGATGAGACCTTGGATGATTTCACAGACTT TTACCTGGTGATGCCATTCATGGGCACCGACCTGGGGAAGCTCATGAAGCATGAGAAGCTGAGCGAGGACCGTATCCAGTTCCTCGTCTACCAGATGCTCAAGGGGCTGAAg TACATCCACGCTGCTGGCGTCATCCACAGG GACCTGAAGCCTGGCAACCTGGCTGTGAACGAGGACTGTGAGCTGAAG ATCCTGGACTTCGGTCTGGCCCGGCAGGCAGACAGCGAGATGACTGGTTACGTGGTGACCCGGTGGTACCGGGCGCCTGAGGTCATCTTGAATTGGATGCACTACACACAGACGG TGGACATCTGGTCGGTGGGCTGCATCATGGCCGAGATGATCACAGGGAAGACGCTCTTCAAAGGCAACGACC ACCTGGACCAGCTGAAGGAGATCATGAAGGTGACGGGAACGCCTCCCGCTGAGTTTGTGCAGAGGCTGCAGAGTGCTGAG GCTCAGAACTACATGAAGGGCCTCCCCGAGCTGGAGAAAAAGGACTTTGCCTCCATCCTGACCAACGCGAGCCCTCTGG CTGTGAACCTCCTGGAGAAAATGCTGGTGCTGGATGCCGAGCGGCGGGTGACGGCGGCCGAGGCGCTGACCCACCCCTATTTCGAGTCCCTGCACGACACGGAGGATGAGCCCAAGGCCCAAAAGTATGATGAGTCCTGTGATGATGTGGACCGCACGCTGGACGAGTGGAAGC GACCCCTCCTACCTGGACAGCCGCACACCCCTCTCCTCCTGCCAGCAGGATCAGGTCCACTCCAGGCAGCCCACAGCACCTCTCCCTTCCTCACAGCCCCTCGCCTGTCCCCTCCAGCCCCACTGAGCATGTCAGACCCCCTCTACCTGTGCTCTGCACCTCCAGGCTTTGCATCAGCCGTTCCCTTAGACCGAGggcccctctcctcttctctgagGGCTGCCAACACCTGCTCAGCCTGA
- the MAPK12 gene encoding mitogen-activated protein kinase 12 isoform X3 produces the protein MSSPPPARRGFYRQEVTKTAWEVRAAYRDLQPVGSGAYGAVCSAVDSRTGARVAIKKLYRPFQSELFAKRAYRELRLLKHMRHENVIGLLDVFTPDETLDDFTDFYLVMPFMGTDLGKLMKHEKLSEDRIQFLVYQMLKGLKYIHAAGVIHRDLKPGNLAVNEDCELKILDFGLARQADSEMTGYVVTRWYRAPEVILNWMHYTQTVDIWSVGCIMAEMITGKTLFKGNDHLDQLKEIMKVTGTPPAEFVQRLQSAEAQNYMKGLPELEKKDFASILTNASPLAVNLLEKMLVLDAERRVTAAEALTHPYFESLHDTEDEPKAQKYDESCDDVDRTLDEWKRVTYKEVLSFKPPQQLGAKVSKETAL, from the exons ATGAGCTCCCCGCCGCCTGCCCGCAGGGGCTTTTACCGCCAGGAGGTGACCAAGACGGCCTGGGAGGTGCGCGCCGCGTACCGGGACCTGCAGCCCGTGGGCTCGGGCGCCTACGGCGCCGTGTG CTCGGCGGTGGACAGCCGCACGGGCGCCAGGGTGGCCATCAAGAAGCTGTACCGGCCCTTCCAGTCCGAGCTGTTTGCCAAGCGCGCCTACCGCGAGCTGCGCCTGCTCAAGCACATGCGCCACGAGAAC GTGATTGGGCTGCTGGATGTGTTCACGCCCGATGAGACCTTGGATGATTTCACAGACTT TTACCTGGTGATGCCATTCATGGGCACCGACCTGGGGAAGCTCATGAAGCATGAGAAGCTGAGCGAGGACCGTATCCAGTTCCTCGTCTACCAGATGCTCAAGGGGCTGAAg TACATCCACGCTGCTGGCGTCATCCACAGG GACCTGAAGCCTGGCAACCTGGCTGTGAACGAGGACTGTGAGCTGAAG ATCCTGGACTTCGGTCTGGCCCGGCAGGCAGACAGCGAGATGACTGGTTACGTGGTGACCCGGTGGTACCGGGCGCCTGAGGTCATCTTGAATTGGATGCACTACACACAGACGG TGGACATCTGGTCGGTGGGCTGCATCATGGCCGAGATGATCACAGGGAAGACGCTCTTCAAAGGCAACGACC ACCTGGACCAGCTGAAGGAGATCATGAAGGTGACGGGAACGCCTCCCGCTGAGTTTGTGCAGAGGCTGCAGAGTGCTGAG GCTCAGAACTACATGAAGGGCCTCCCCGAGCTGGAGAAAAAGGACTTTGCCTCCATCCTGACCAACGCGAGCCCTCTGG CTGTGAACCTCCTGGAGAAAATGCTGGTGCTGGATGCCGAGCGGCGGGTGACGGCGGCCGAGGCGCTGACCCACCCCTATTTCGAGTCCCTGCACGACACGGAGGATGAGCCCAAGGCCCAAAAGTATGATGAGTCCTGTGATGATGTGGACCGCACGCTGGACGAGTGGAAGC GTGTCACGTATAAAGAGGTGCTCAGCTTCAAGCCTCCCCAGCAACTGGGGGCCAAGGTCTCCAAGGAGACGGCCCTGTGA
- the MAPK12 gene encoding mitogen-activated protein kinase 12 isoform X4 yields the protein MPFMGTDLGKLMKHEKLSEDRIQFLVYQMLKGLKYIHAAGVIHRDLKPGNLAVNEDCELKILDFGLARQADSEMTGYVVTRWYRAPEVILNWMHYTQTVDIWSVGCIMAEMITGKTLFKGNDHLDQLKEIMKVTGTPPAEFVQRLQSAEAQNYMKGLPELEKKDFASILTNASPLAVNLLEKMLVLDAERRVTAAEALTHPYFESLHDTEDEPKAQKYDESCDDVDRTLDEWKRPLLPGQPHTPLLLPAGSGPLQAAHSTSPFLTAPRLSPPAPLSMSDPLYLCSAPPGFASAVPLDRGPLSSSLRAANTCSA from the exons ATGCCATTCATGGGCACCGACCTGGGGAAGCTCATGAAGCATGAGAAGCTGAGCGAGGACCGTATCCAGTTCCTCGTCTACCAGATGCTCAAGGGGCTGAAg TACATCCACGCTGCTGGCGTCATCCACAGG GACCTGAAGCCTGGCAACCTGGCTGTGAACGAGGACTGTGAGCTGAAG ATCCTGGACTTCGGTCTGGCCCGGCAGGCAGACAGCGAGATGACTGGTTACGTGGTGACCCGGTGGTACCGGGCGCCTGAGGTCATCTTGAATTGGATGCACTACACACAGACGG TGGACATCTGGTCGGTGGGCTGCATCATGGCCGAGATGATCACAGGGAAGACGCTCTTCAAAGGCAACGACC ACCTGGACCAGCTGAAGGAGATCATGAAGGTGACGGGAACGCCTCCCGCTGAGTTTGTGCAGAGGCTGCAGAGTGCTGAG GCTCAGAACTACATGAAGGGCCTCCCCGAGCTGGAGAAAAAGGACTTTGCCTCCATCCTGACCAACGCGAGCCCTCTGG CTGTGAACCTCCTGGAGAAAATGCTGGTGCTGGATGCCGAGCGGCGGGTGACGGCGGCCGAGGCGCTGACCCACCCCTATTTCGAGTCCCTGCACGACACGGAGGATGAGCCCAAGGCCCAAAAGTATGATGAGTCCTGTGATGATGTGGACCGCACGCTGGACGAGTGGAAGC GACCCCTCCTACCTGGACAGCCGCACACCCCTCTCCTCCTGCCAGCAGGATCAGGTCCACTCCAGGCAGCCCACAGCACCTCTCCCTTCCTCACAGCCCCTCGCCTGTCCCCTCCAGCCCCACTGAGCATGTCAGACCCCCTCTACCTGTGCTCTGCACCTCCAGGCTTTGCATCAGCCGTTCCCTTAGACCGAGggcccctctcctcttctctgagGGCTGCCAACACCTGCTCAGCCTGA